One genomic region from Equus caballus isolate H_3958 breed thoroughbred chromosome 4, TB-T2T, whole genome shotgun sequence encodes:
- the RNF133 gene encoding E3 ubiquitin-protein ligase RNF133 produces MKLLKIGSWRHSIASSWLIRFSLFWLLSQNCCRASAVWTAYMNISFHVGNRMLSELGETGVFGRSSTLKRIAGVIVPPEGKIQNACNPSTTFGRSTNSERWLALIERGGCTFTQKIKVAVEKGASGVIIYNFPGTGNQVFPMSHQVFEDIVVVMIGNLKGMEILHLIQKGVHVTAMVEVGRRHFIWMNHYFVSFVIVTTATLTYFIFYHIRRLWVARIQNRRWQRLRRDLKKAFSQLQLRVLKEGDEEISANRDSCVVCFELYKPNDTVRVLTCKHFFHKNCIDPWILAHGTCPMCKCDILKALGIQVDVEDGTESLQVLMANELLGTLTPSEEGTNNELSPAGRADKVTPVEEEEHPVCQNASQPNSVVEEVHPSL; encoded by the coding sequence ATGAAACTACTCAAGATCGGCAGTTGGAGACACAGCATCGCATCTTCCTGGCTTATAAGATTCAGTCTTTTTTGGCTTCTTAGTCAGAATTGTTGCAGAGCCAGTGCTGTTTGGACCGCTTACATGAACATATCATTTCACGTGGGGAATCGTATGTTGTCAGAGTTGGGGGAGACTGGAGTATTTGGAAGAAGCTCCACTTTGAAGAGAATAGCAGGAGTTATCGTGCCACCAGAAGGGAAAATTCAAAATGCTTGTAATCCCAGCACCACTTTTGGCAGATCAACAAACTCAGAGAGGTGGCTCGCACTTATTGAACGGGGAGGTTGTACCTTCACACAGAAAATTAAAGTGGCTGTTGAGAAGGGAGCCAGCGGAGTGATCATTTATAACTTTCCAGGAACTGGCAATCAGGTTTTTCCCATGTCTCATCAGGTATTTGAAGACATTGTCGTGGTGATGATTGGTAACTTGAAAGGCATGGAGATCTTGCATTTAATTCAGAAGGGAGTTCACGTTACAGCTATGGTTGAGGTGGGGAGGAGACACTTCATCTGGATGAATCactattttgtctcttttgtgaTCGTCACAACCGCTACTTTAACATATTTCATCTTTTATCATATTCGAAGACTTTGGGTAGCAAGGATTCAGAACAGGAGATGGCAGCGATTAAGAAGAGACCTCAAGAAAGCATTTAGCCAGCTTCAACTTCGGGTGCTAAAGGAGGGAGACGAGGAAATAAGCGCAAATAGAGATAGCTGCGTAGTTTGCTTTGAACTCTATAAGCCTAATGATACAGTTCGTGTTTTGActtgtaaacattttttccacAAGAATTGCATTGACCCCTGGATTCTAGCCCATGGGACATGCCCCATGTGCAAATGTGACATTCTTAAGGCTTTGGGGATTCAAGTGGATGTTGAAGATGGAACAGAATCTTTGCAAGTTCTAATGGCTAATGAATTACTTGGTACCCTAACACCTAGTGAAGAGGGGACGAATAATGAACTTTCTCCTGCAGGAAGGGCAGATAAAGTGACtcctgtggaggaggaggagcaccCTGTTTGTCAGAATGCCAGCCAGCCTAATTCAGTAGTGGAAGAAGTTCATCCTTCACTTTGA